In the Acidimicrobiales bacterium genome, TCGCCGGGCTCAAGGATTTGCTCGCGATGAAGCTGAAGGTCGTCGGCGACCGTGGCGAGATGCGCGACTACTACGACCTGAAGCTCATCGAGGAACGGGGCAGCCTGACAATCGAGGACGGCATCGCATTCTTCCTCGCGCGCTACGACGTCAGCCCCCAGGGCGACAGTCTCCAGCACATAGTTCGAGCGCTTGGATACCTCGATGACGTCGAAGCCGACGACGCTCTCCCAATCAGCAAGGCCGGACTTGCCGATTGGTGGCGCGAGCGTCAAGTTCGCCTCATACGCCACCTCGCTCGCAATCCCCTCTGATTCGCCGCGAGCCGAGCTCGCGGGCTCCTTGGACGCCGCGCTCTCACTCTCACGCGCGGGCGACTGGCGTAGCCGATTGCGCACCCGACCTCCTATCCACGAGAATCGGGTGCGAACGCCCGTTCGCGTTCCATCCGAAGCGCGCCCTATCGTCGGCATCCCAATTCAGCGCGACAGGAGCTCGAGGATGACCGTGACGGAAGACGACAAGGCCGCAAAGGCCCGCGTGGCGGCGCTGCAGGGTGCGCTGACGCAGATCGAGCGGGAGTTCGGCAAGGGCTCGGTCATGCGCATGGGGGACCCCGGCGCGCAGGTACGCTGCTCCGCGATCCCGACGGGGGCGCTGTCGCTCGACCTCGCGCTGGGGATCGGCGGCGTCCCGCGCGGACGGATCGTCGAGGTCTTCGGCCCGGAGTCCTCGGGCAAGACGACGCTGATCTACCACGTGCTCGCCGAGGCCCAGAAGCTCGGCGGGACCTGCGCCTTCATCGACGCCGAGCACGCGATGGACCCGCTCTACGCCAAGCAGATCGGCGTCAACATCGACGAGCTGCTGGTCTCCCAGCCGGACTTCGGCGAGCAGGCGCTCGAGATCGCCGACATGCTGGTGCGGTCGGGCGCGGTCGACGTGGTCGCGATCGACTCGGTCGCCGCGCTGACGCCGCGCGCCGAGCTCGAGGGGCAGATGGGCGACACGACCGTCGGTCTGCAGGCGCGCATGATGTCGCAGGCGATGCGCAAGCTCGCGGGCAACCTCAACCGCACGCAGACGCTCTGCATCCTCACGAACCAGATCCGCGAGAAGATCGGCGTCATGTTCGGTTCGCCGGAGACGCAGCCCG is a window encoding:
- the recA gene encoding recombinase RecA; its protein translation is MTEDDKAAKARVAALQGALTQIEREFGKGSVMRMGDPGAQVRCSAIPTGALSLDLALGIGGVPRGRIVEVFGPESSGKTTLIYHVLAEAQKLGGTCAFIDAEHAMDPLYAKQIGVNIDELLVSQPDFGEQALEIADMLVRSGAVDVVAIDSVAALTPRAELEGQMGDTTVGLQARMMSQAMRKLAGNLNRTQTLCILTNQIREKIGVMFGSPETQPGGRALKFYASQRLDIRRIETLKDGNEAVGNRVRVKVVKNKVAAPFKQAEFDIEFGKGISTAGCLIDLGIEHNVVTKSGSFFSYGDERLGQGRSNAKLYLEQHPEVAKEIEQRIYAAIGIDSSLAVPAEDLADDGEAIDFEREAAAIKIVDERAA